In Brienomyrus brachyistius isolate T26 chromosome 14, BBRACH_0.4, whole genome shotgun sequence, the following proteins share a genomic window:
- the LOC125707113 gene encoding tatD DNase domain containing 3-like isoform X1 gives MKGFIDCHCHISAEEFDSDIEDVVDNSKKNGLIALVAVAEYAGEFEKIIQLSKRFPGFVFPCLGIHPVQGIHPEEQRGVTFQDLDAALPLIEKYKDQLLAIGEVGLDFTPRIVNNETGKEEQRRVLIRQAEIAKHLDLPLNVHSRSAGRPTIHLLKEQGVQKALLHAFDGKPSVAMEGVKAGYFFSIPPSIIRSQQKQKLVQQLPLENMCLETDSPALGPEKQVRNEPRNIVVAAEYVAKVKGVSLETVMEITKHNALKLFPRLKPFIMA, from the exons ATGAAAGGCTTTATTGACTGTCATTGTCACATCTCTGCTGAAGAGTTTGATAGC GACATCGAAGATGTCGTTGATAATTCCAAAAAG AATGGGCTCATAGCGCTTGTGGCCGTTGCAGAATATGCAGGGGAGTTTGAGAAGATCATACAGCTCTCTAAAAG GTTCCCAGGGTTTGTGTTTCCATGCCTTGGCATCCATCCAGTTCAGGGTATACATCCAGAAGAGCAGAGGGGCGTGACATTTCAG gATTTAGATGCTGCCTTGCCTCTGATAGAGAAATATAAAGACCAGCTTTTAGCAATAGGAGAG GTTGGTCTTGATTTCACTCCTCGAATCGTTAACAATGAAACTGGAAAGGAAGAACAGCGACGGGTGTTAATTCGGCAAGCTGAGATTGCGAAACACCTCGACCTTCCACT GAATGTTCATTCAAGATCAGCGGGCAGGCCTACTATTCATCTTTTGAAGGAGCAAG GAGTGCAGAAGGCTCTGCTCCACGCCTTTGATGGAAAGCCCTCAGTAGCAATGGAGGGTGTAAAAGCTGGTTACTTTTTTTCTATACCTCCTTCCATAATAAGAAGTCAACAG AAGCAGAAGCTGGTGCAGCAGCTGCCGTTGGAGAACATGTGCCTGGAGACGGATTCACCGGCCCTCGGCCCAGAGAAGCAG GTGAGGAATGAGCCCCGGAACATCGTCGTCGCGGCGGAGTACGTTGCCAAGGTCAAAGGTGTCTCCCTGGAAACAGTGATGGAGATAACGAAGCATAACGCCCTGAAGCTCTTCCCTCGGCTGAAACCTTTCATCATGGCCTGA
- the LOC125707113 gene encoding tatD DNase domain containing 3-like isoform X2: MKGFIDCHCHISAEEFDSDIEDVVDNSKKNGLIALVAVAEYAGEFEKIIQLSKRFPGFVFPCLGIHPVQGIHPEEQRGVTFQDLDAALPLIEKYKDQLLAIGEVGLDFTPRIVNNETGKEEQRRVLIRQAEIAKHLDLPLNVHSRSAGRPTIHLLKEQGVQKALLHAFDGKPSVAMEGVKAGYFFSIPPSIIRSQQQKLVQQLPLENMCLETDSPALGPEKQVRNEPRNIVVAAEYVAKVKGVSLETVMEITKHNALKLFPRLKPFIMA, encoded by the exons ATGAAAGGCTTTATTGACTGTCATTGTCACATCTCTGCTGAAGAGTTTGATAGC GACATCGAAGATGTCGTTGATAATTCCAAAAAG AATGGGCTCATAGCGCTTGTGGCCGTTGCAGAATATGCAGGGGAGTTTGAGAAGATCATACAGCTCTCTAAAAG GTTCCCAGGGTTTGTGTTTCCATGCCTTGGCATCCATCCAGTTCAGGGTATACATCCAGAAGAGCAGAGGGGCGTGACATTTCAG gATTTAGATGCTGCCTTGCCTCTGATAGAGAAATATAAAGACCAGCTTTTAGCAATAGGAGAG GTTGGTCTTGATTTCACTCCTCGAATCGTTAACAATGAAACTGGAAAGGAAGAACAGCGACGGGTGTTAATTCGGCAAGCTGAGATTGCGAAACACCTCGACCTTCCACT GAATGTTCATTCAAGATCAGCGGGCAGGCCTACTATTCATCTTTTGAAGGAGCAAG GAGTGCAGAAGGCTCTGCTCCACGCCTTTGATGGAAAGCCCTCAGTAGCAATGGAGGGTGTAAAAGCTGGTTACTTTTTTTCTATACCTCCTTCCATAATAAGAAGTCAACAG CAGAAGCTGGTGCAGCAGCTGCCGTTGGAGAACATGTGCCTGGAGACGGATTCACCGGCCCTCGGCCCAGAGAAGCAG GTGAGGAATGAGCCCCGGAACATCGTCGTCGCGGCGGAGTACGTTGCCAAGGTCAAAGGTGTCTCCCTGGAAACAGTGATGGAGATAACGAAGCATAACGCCCTGAAGCTCTTCCCTCGGCTGAAACCTTTCATCATGGCCTGA